Proteins encoded together in one Coffea arabica cultivar ET-39 chromosome 2c, Coffea Arabica ET-39 HiFi, whole genome shotgun sequence window:
- the LOC113733495 gene encoding uncharacterized protein: MEGLIPFIIRSLRKQRPGNSYRSLSDTSNRSYHLLLGGEQSVELEGSSHRRTRSECQQPSSDFSEQRSGGTGLDYISHAKSFTGRATSVLSPLTTRVPPHMNSAANMASYNVPIGIKP; encoded by the coding sequence ATGGAGGGCTTAATACCGTTTATCATCCGCTCCTTGAGGAAGCAAAGGCCTGGGAACAGCTACAGATCCCTGTCCGACACCTCTAACCGCAGCTATCACTTGCTGCTTGGAGGAGAACAATCAGTTGAACTTGAGGGTTCATCTCATCGTCGAACCAGGTCAGAATGTCAGCAACCGAGTTCTGATTTCTCGGAGCAGCGTTCAGGTGGCACTGGCTTGGATTACATCTCCCATGCCAAGAGCTTCACCGGTAGAGCCACTTCCGTCCTGAGCCCTTTGACCACTCGCGTCCCCCCCCACATGAACTCCGCTGCCAATATGGCCAGTTACAATGTTCCCATCGGAATCAAGCCTTAA